In Oryza brachyantha chromosome 1, ObraRS2, whole genome shotgun sequence, the following are encoded in one genomic region:
- the LOC102707440 gene encoding LOW QUALITY PROTEIN: A disintegrin and metalloproteinase with thrombospondin motifs 7-like (The sequence of the model RefSeq protein was modified relative to this genomic sequence to represent the inferred CDS: inserted 2 bases in 1 codon), with amino-acid sequence MAAGVPVAPPRLCALVLPFLAVAACLDVPSHGCYWTGCQSKWSRXCPAGHLDSQSNDCDGLCTESKSPPCLPFHTHFHCCITGTPKITNKCRHCKHKVDFGQEFVCCSDCPEPTIMIKHSKLGYCKSGAELSMQLKPHEIYHWVAGPWMKCSSPCDGGVCYRDVACYGNLSDATIKHYPVDDASCSADQMPVRQEACNEQSCGVEMTEPTNSKKSGMSGWLVAFILLLGLGAIGGIVFTSYSYYSRRSSGRSGFVYVMMDAYS; translated from the exons ATGGCCGCGGGAGttccggtggcgccgccgcggctgtgCGCGCTGGTGCTCCccttcctcgccgtcgctgcctgCCTCGACGTCCCTTCCCACG GGTGCTACTGGACTGGATGCCAAAGCAAATGGTCTAG GTGTCCTGCTGGCCACTTAGATTCTCAATCAAACGATTGTGATGGTCTTTGCACGGAGTCAAAAAGTCCGCCATGTCTTCCATTCCACACACATTTCCATTGCTGCATAACAG GAACCCCAAAGATAACAAACAAATGTCGGCATTGCAAACACAAGGTAGATTTTGGCCAAGAGTTCGTGTGCTGCTCTGATTGCCCTGAGCCAACCATTATGATCAAGCATAGCAAACTGGGTTATTGTAAGAGTGGGGCTGAGTTATCAATGCAGCTAAAACCACACG AAATTTACCACTGGGTTGCTGGACCATGGATGAAGTGCTCCTCGCCATGTGATGGTGGTGTATGTTACCGTGATGTTGCTTGTTATGGAAATTTATCTGATGCTACAATCAAACATTATCCTGTAGACGATGCTAGCTGTTCAGCCGATCAAATG CCTGTGAGACAGGAAGCTTGCAATGAGCAGAGCTGTGGTGTCGAAATGACAGAGCCAACAAATTCCAAGAAAAGTGGAATGTCTGGTTGGTTGGTAGCGTTTATTCTTCTTCTAGGGCTTGGTGCTATTGGGGGCATTGTTTTTACAAGCTACAGTTACTACTCGAG GAGATCCTCTGGACGAAGTGGTTTTGTGTATGTGATGATGGACGCGTATTCTTGA
- the LOC102706903 gene encoding uncharacterized protein LOC102706903 gives MRRVGVLVLFFACAAAHAAAAVTDGLLPNGNFEDGPPKSDLVNGTVVRGANAIPRWETSGFVEYIESGHKQGDMLLVVPQGAHAVRLGNEASIRQRLAVARGAYYAVTFSAARTCAQAERLNVSVSPEWGVLPMQTIYGSSGWDSYAWAFRAKMDEVALVIHNPGVEEDPACGPLIDGVAIRALYPPTLAKGNLLKNGGFEEGPYFLPNASWGVLVPPNIEDDHSPLPAWMIMSSKAVKYVDAAHFAVPQGARAVELVGGKESALVQEVRTVPGWTYRLSFAVGDAADGCAGSMVAEAYAARASVKVPYESKGTGGYKRAVLEFPAISNRTRVVFQSTFYHMKTDGTLCGPVIDDASLVGLRKKTAGRRLLQL, from the exons ATGCGTCGCGTCGGGGTGCTGGTGCTGTTCTTCGCCTGCGCCGcggcgcacgccgccgccgccgtcaccgacg GGCTGTTGCCGAACGGCAACTTCGAGGATGGCCCGCCCAAGTCGGACCTTGTGAACGGCACGGTGGTGCGCGGCGCGAACGCCATCCCGCGCTGGGAGACGTCGGGCTTCGTGGAGTACATCGAGTCCGGGCACAAGCAGGGGGACATGCTGCTGGTGGTGCCGCAGGGCGCGCACGCCGTGCGCCTCGGCAACGAGGCCTCCATCCGCCAGCGGCTCGCCGTGGCGCGGGGCGCCTACTACGCCGTCACCTTCAGCGCGGCGCGCACCTGCGCGCAGGCGGAGCGGCTCAACGTGTCGGTGAGCCCCGAGTGGGGGGTGCTCCCCATGCAGACCATCTACGGCAGCAGCGGCTGGGACTCGTACGCGTGGGCGTTCAGGGCCAAGATGGACGAGGTGGCGCTCGTCATCCACAACCCCGGCGTCGAGGAGGACCCGGCGTGCGGGCCGCTcatcgacggcgtcgccatcAGGGCGCTGTACCCGCCGACGCTGGCCAAGGGCAACCTGCTCAAGAACGGCGGGTTCGAGGAGGGCCCCTACTTCCTTCCCAACGCGTCGTGGGGGGTGCTCGTCCCGCCGAACATCGAGGACGACCACTCGCCGCTCCCGGCGTGGATGATCATGTCTTCCAAGGCCGTCAAGTACGTCGACGCCGCGCACTTCGCCGTGCCGCAGGGCGCGCGCGCCGTCGAGCTGGTGGGCGGCAAGGAGTCGGCGCTGGTGCAGGAGGTCCGCACCGTGCCCGGGTGGACCTACCGCCTGTCCTtcgccgtcggcgacgcggccgaCGGGTGCGCGGGGTCCATGGTCGCCGAGGCCTACGCGGCGCGGGCCTCCGTCAAGGTTCCGTACGAGTCCAAGGGCACCGGCGGGTACAAGCGCGCCGTCCTCGAGTTCCCGGCCATCTCCAACCGCACCCGCGTCGTGTTCCAGAGCACGTTCTACCACATGAAGACCGACGGCACGCTCTGCGGGCCGGTCATCGACGACGCCTCCCTCGTCGGCCTCCGCAAGaagacggccggccggcggctgcTCCAGCTGTAA
- the LOC102707179 gene encoding uncharacterized protein LOC102707179, producing the protein MRIILGSRVEAWYGKNPPMGGWRLGEVVWGNGHQYNIRWDGTDVVSGRIRRVSVRPPPPCLEIPADLEAGDLVEVFDECVWKLAEFVRSRRPGDAAGEFTVKIFAKPNAVTVPRSKVRVRQVLTPGDIWVATYRDEQIPGAREPTARPLAAKRNAGNSVSAAGNRGPGQFVPPPAASQWAKIKRSRNTVNCDASSEVRRVETNSKRIRAMEEEEEELFLGYNNMEVEVINVNEPLAAFANKQPEMDGDVGGDAAGCRGGDRKNDDAKSVSSGGSSSSSGSGSNSSRSSDSDGSSDSDSDSDSDGSSDSDSGDRAAAARSPPAADAQEANQPPPQPQGPEHIKEERADDGTESRASAMHRRQGFERPSPAAADQIHRLELDAYASVMRVFHATGALTWEKEELLTHLRLLLHISGDDHLQLIRALSGSS; encoded by the exons atgaggATCATCTTAGGGAGCAGGGTGGAGGCGTGGTACGGGAAGAACCCGCCGATGGGAGGGTGGCGCCTCGGCGAGGTGGTGTGGGGCAACGGCCACCAGTACAACATCCGGTGGGACGGCACCGACGTCGTCTCCGGCCGCATCCGGAGGGTCTCggtccgcccgccgccgccgtgcctcgAGATCCCCGCCGACCTCGAGGCCGGAGACCTGGTGGAGGTGTTCGACGAGTGCGTGTGGAAGCTGGCCGAGTTCGTGCGCTCGCGGCGCCcgggcgacgccgccggcgagttcACCGTCAAGATCTTCGCCAAGCCCAACGCCGTCACGGTGCCGCGCAGCAAGGTCCGCGTCCGCCAGGTGCTGACGCCTGGCGACATCTGGGTCGCCACCTACAGA GACGAGCAGATCCCTGGCGCGAGGGAGCCGACGGCGCGCCCACTCGCCGCAAAGCGCAACGCCGGAAACTCCGTCTCTGCCGCCGGGAACCGCGGCCCCGGTCAGTTCgtcccgccgcccgccgcttcCCAATGGGCCAAGATCAAGAGGAGCCGCAACACGGTGAACTGCGACGCCTCCAGCGAGGTCCGGAGGGTCGAGACCAACTCGAAGAGGATCCGCGCcatggaagaagaggaggaagagctaTTCCTAGGGTACAACAACATGGAGGTTGAGGTGATCAACGTAAACGAACCCCTTGCCGCGTTCGCCAACAAGCAGCCGGAGATGGACGGCGatgtcggcggcgacgcggctgGCTGCAGGGGCGGCGACCGCAAGAACGACGACGCCAAGTCCGTCTCgtccggcggcagcagcagcagcagcggcagcggcagcaatAGCAGCAGAAGCAGTGACAGCGACGGCAGCAGCGATAGCGATAGCGACAGTGACAGCGACGGCAGCAGCGATAGCGACAGCGGCGACCGCGCCGCGGCTGCCAGGAGCCCACCGGCGGCAGACGCCCAAGAGGCGAAccagccgccaccgcaaccgcaaGGTCCGGAGCACATCAAAGAAGAGCGCGCCGACGACGGGACGGAGTCGCGCGCCAGCGCAATGCACCGGCGCCAGGGCTTTGAGcgaccgtcgccggcggcggccgaccaAATCCACCGCCTGGAGCTGGACGCCTACGCCTCAGTGATGAGGGTGTTCCACGCCACCGGCGCGCTGACATGGGAGAAGGAAGAGCTGCTGACACATCTCCGGCTGCTGCTCCACATCTCCGGCGACGATCACCTGCAGCTGATACGGGCCCTCAGCGGCAGTAGCTAG
- the LOC107303481 gene encoding pentatricopeptide repeat-containing protein At3g54980, mitochondrial-like yields the protein MRPPRLSAAAAAASRPLSWRPYCTAAASNDPADAEAEAAAASASRPREPLSAHFTNRRPAARAPAVVRDLSSALRAILATSPSSHSRAYPLLKSAAFDARLAPDALVDAVLSAADGPKSPHATALLSRLLASLCRSGRAGAAAAAYATMEARGVIPDAKSRTDLLGVTARSASAARALALLAEMRGKGHPLDAWMFDVVMRACFKEGMYCDAVRLFDEMPGSEIEPDQRVYSVAIVALCKLRDANRALLVLRRMQDAGFVPWDFTYNSVVDVLVKEGRMEEALHIKDELLATGKKMSVVLATTLMHGYCLQREVRKALDIFEETTRDGLVPNNITYTVLIRGCTEEGMPEKAYELCRQMRDHGLLPSAYEFNMVIKGLLNDKWWKDAVNLFEEMSDSGIPDVFTYNILIHWLCQHRKLREALNLWEKMNQTGVEPSMVTYNSLLLCYCVNGCMDEAMKLYTEMPEKGLTPNVVTYTTLMKGHINKAAFDKAYALLDDMKQNGVSCNDYTYNTLINGLCMVGRVCEVGEMLKRFESEGFVPTAMTYNSIINGFIKGGMMGSAFVIYQQMCEKGIPPNIITYTSFIHGYCKTSCCDLALKLLNGVRCKGLRPDIAAYNSLINGFCQEGNMSYALQFLVFMLKDGLLPNISIYNSFITGYKNLKMMEEALRFYEKIIKEGIAIDTATYTTLIDGFSKEGNVTFALKLYSEMMAKGNIPDHITFTALTHGLCRSGDVDGARKLLDEMNRLDIRPNVLIYNMLINGYIRDGKLQEAFQLHDDMLERGIMPDDTTYDILVSMKSLKSDSPIDVENPT from the coding sequence ATGCGCCCGCCGCGGctcagcgccgccgctgccgccgcctcgcgaCCGCTCTCCTGGCGCCCGTACTGCACGGCCGCGGCTTCGAACgaccccgccgacgccgaagccgaagctgccgccgcgtccgcgtcCCGACCGCGCGAGCCGCTCTCGGCCCACTTCACcaaccgccgccccgccgcgcgcgccccggcCGTGGTGAGGGACCTCTCCTCTGCGCTCCGCGCCATCCTCGCTACCTCCCCGTCCTCCCACTCCCGCGCGTACCCGCTGCTCAAGTCCGCCGCCTTCGACGCCCGCCTCGCGCCGGACGcgctcgtcgacgccgtcctctccgccgccgacgggcCCAAGTCACCGCACGCCACCGCGCTCCtcagccgcctcctcgcctcccTATGCCGGTCCGGACGcgctggcgcggcggccgccgcctacGCCACGATGGAGGCCCGCGGGGTCATCCCGGACGCCAAGTCCCGCACCGATCTCCTCGGCGTTACTGCGCGGAGCGCGTCGGCCGCGCGTGCCCTAGCGCTGCTCGCCGAGATGCGGGGGAAGGGGCACCCCCTGGACGCGTGGATGTTCGACGTGGTGATGCGCGCTTGCTTCAAGGAAGGGATGTACTGTGACGCGGTCAGgctgttcgacgaaatgcctGGTTCTGAGATCGAGCCCGACCAGCGTGTGTACTCTGTCGCTATCGTGGCCCTCTGTAAGCTTCGTGATGCCAACCGTGCACTGCTGGTGCTGAGGAGGATGCAGGATGCGGGGTTCGTGCCATGGGACTTCACGTACAACTCTGTTGTGGATGTGCTTGTGAAGGAAGGGAGGATGGAGGAGGCGCTACACATTAAGGATGAGTTGCTGGCCACCGGGAAGAAAATGAGTGTGGTTCTTGCAACAACATTGATGCATGGCTATTGCTTGCAACGAGAGGTTAGGAAAGCGCTGGATATATTTGAGGAGACAACAAGGGATGGTCTGGTGCCAAACAATATAACATATACGGTGCTAATCAGAGGTTGTACTGAAGAGGGGATGCCAGAGAAAGCCTATGAGCTGTGTCGCCAGATGAGAGATCATGGGTTGTTGCCAAGCGCATATGAGTTCAATATGGTTATCAAGGGCCTTCTGAATGATAAATGGTGGAAAGATGCTGTAAACTTGTTCGAGGAGATGTCTGATTCTGGGATACCAGATGTCTTCACATACAATATACTAATTCACTGGCTCTGCCAGCATCGCAAACTCCGTGAAGCGCTTAATTTGTGGGAAAAGATGAATCAAACAGGAGTGGAACCATCTATGGTGACGTACAACAGCTTGTTGTTGTGTTATTGTGTGAATGGGTGCATGGATGAAGCAATGAAGCTATACACTGAGATGCCTGAAAAAGGACTCACACCCAATGTTGTCACTTACACAACTCTGATGAAAGGGCATATCAATAAGGCTGCTTTTGACAAGGCCTATGCTCTCCTTGATGACATGAAACAGAATGGGGTTTCTTGCAATGATTATACATACAACACTCTCATAAATGGTCTCTGTATGGTTGGTCGAGTTTGTGAAGTTGGTGAGATGCTGAAGAGATTTGAAAGTGAAGGTTTTGTTCCAACTGCAATGACATACAATAGTATCATCAATGGATTTATAAAAGGTGGCATGATGGGCTCAGCATTTGTTATATATCAGCAGATGTGTGAAAAAGGTATACCTCCCAACATAATAACATATACCAGTTTCATTCATGGATATTGTAAGACCAGTTGCTGTGACCTGGCACTGAAGCTGCTAAATGGTGTGAGGTGCAAAGGCCTTCGACCTGACATTGCCGCATATAATTCCTTAATAAATGGGTTTTGCCAAGAGGGGAATATGTCATATGCACTAcaatttcttgtttttatgCTGAAAGATGGTTTATTACCAAATATTTCCATCTACAACAGTTTTATTACAGGGTACAAGAATTTGAAAATGATGGAAGAAGCTTTGAGATTCTATGAGAAAATTATCAAAGAAGGAATTGCTATTGATACAGCAACGTACACTACCTTAATTGATGGGTTCTCAAAAGAGGGCAATGTAACCTTTGCATTGAAACTGTACTCAGAGATGATGGCAAAGGGTAATATTCCTGATCATATTACTTTCACAGCATTAACACATGGCCTTTGCCGCAGTGGAGACGTTGATGGTGCTAGGAAATTATTGGATGAAATGAATAGGTTAGATATTCGCCCTaatgttttgatttataaCATGTTGATAAACGGATACATCCGTGATGGAAAGCTGCAAGAAGCGTTCCAGTTGCATGATGATATGCTTGAAAGGGGAATTATGCCCGATGATACAACATATGACATACTAGTTAGCATGAAATCTTTGAAAAGTGACAGTCCCATTGATGTGGAGAATCCTACTTGA
- the LOC102707736 gene encoding tRNA (cytosine(38)-C(5))-methyltransferase 2 isoform X1, whose product MSVAGRSQPLRRGLQAPPLHDQRARGRASSSRLQSSKPAQSPPPETMETAAPWKVLEFYSGIGGMRYSLAASGVRAEVVEAFDINDVANDVYELNFGHRPCQGNIQTLTARDLDKYKAHAWLLSPPCQPYTRQGLQKHSSDARALSFIKILNLMKNMSFPPQMLFVENVVGFEVSDTHDQLLEVLSDLNFNTQEFILSPLQFGIPYSRPRYFCLAKQEPMSFQNPSDNSKLLRTPTFLTLVRDGHNRYNQNEDEMELVCKPINDFLETRNLNIDGKDFSGTISNFNGSDGCTPSETVFQDYVVPLNLIERWGSAMDIVYPESRRCCCFTKSYYRYVKGTGSLLATSNNLKQVSKENLEISLLKEMGLRFFTPREVANLHSFPSSFHFPDQISLRQQYAMLGNSLSVAVVGPLLRYLFGET is encoded by the exons ATGTCGGTCGCGGGCCGCTCGCAGCCGCTGCGCCGTGGCCTCCAAGCTCCACCTCTCCACGATCAG CGCGCCCGCGGAAGGGCTTCCAGTTCCAGACTCCAGAGCAGCAAGCCGGcacagtcgccgccgccggagacgaTGGAGACTGCGGCCCCATGGAAAGTCCTCGAGTTCTACAGCGGCATCGGCGGGATG AGGTACTCGCTGGCGGCGTCGGGCGTGCGGGCCGAGGTGGTGGAGGCATTCGACATCAACGACGTTGCCAACGATGTCTACGAGCTCAACTTCGGTCACCGTCCGTGCCAG GGAAACATTCAAACACTCACTGCTAGGGATCTAGACAAGTATAAGGCACATGCATGGCTTCTTTCTCCTCCATGTCAACCATACACACGGCAAG GACTTCAGAAGCATTCATCTGATGCTCGAGCATTATCATTCATAAAGATTCTTAAcctgatgaaaaatatgagcTTTCCTCCACAAATGCTATTTGTGGAAAATGTAGTCGGATTTGAG GTGTCTGATACACATGACCAGTTACTAGAGGTTCTTTCCGATCTCAATTTCAATACACAAGAATTCATCCTAAGCCCATTACAGTTTGGTATCCCATATTCTAGACCTCGTTATTTTTGTCTG GCGAAACAAGAACCTATGAGTTTTCAAAATCCATCAGACAACAGCAAGCTGCTTCGGACACCCACATTCTTGACATTGGTAAGGGATGGTCACAATAGGTATAACCAGAATGAAGATGAGATGGAACTAGTGTGCAAACCAATAAATGACTTTCTTGAAACAAGAAACCTGAATATCGACGGGAAGGATTTTTCAGGCACCATTTCTAACT TTAATGGGTCTGATGGATGCACTCCAAGCGAAACTGTTTTTCAAGATTATGTAGTCCCACTAAACTTGATTGAGCGGTGGGGGAGTGCTATGG ATATTGTATACCCTGAATCAAGGCGATGCTGTTGTTTTACCAAAAGTTATTATCGCTATGTGAAAGGGACAGGTTCTTTATTAGCTACGTCCAAT AACCTCAAACAAGTTTCCAAAGAGAACCTTGAAATTTCTTTGCTGAAAGAGATGGGCTTACGATTTTTCACCCCTCGCGAG GTTGCTAATTTGCATTCTTTTCCATCAAGTTTCCACTTTCCGGATCAGATAAGCCTTAGGCAACA GTATGCTATGCTCGGTAATAGCCTGAGTGTAGCAGTTGTGGGGCCTTTGCTGCGTTATCTGTTTGGCGAAACATAG
- the LOC102707736 gene encoding tRNA (cytosine(38)-C(5))-methyltransferase 2 isoform X2, with product METAAPWKVLEFYSGIGGMRYSLAASGVRAEVVEAFDINDVANDVYELNFGHRPCQGNIQTLTARDLDKYKAHAWLLSPPCQPYTRQGLQKHSSDARALSFIKILNLMKNMSFPPQMLFVENVVGFEVSDTHDQLLEVLSDLNFNTQEFILSPLQFGIPYSRPRYFCLAKQEPMSFQNPSDNSKLLRTPTFLTLVRDGHNRYNQNEDEMELVCKPINDFLETRNLNIDGKDFSGTISNFNGSDGCTPSETVFQDYVVPLNLIERWGSAMDIVYPESRRCCCFTKSYYRYVKGTGSLLATSNNLKQVSKENLEISLLKEMGLRFFTPREVANLHSFPSSFHFPDQISLRQQYAMLGNSLSVAVVGPLLRYLFGET from the exons aTGGAGACTGCGGCCCCATGGAAAGTCCTCGAGTTCTACAGCGGCATCGGCGGGATG AGGTACTCGCTGGCGGCGTCGGGCGTGCGGGCCGAGGTGGTGGAGGCATTCGACATCAACGACGTTGCCAACGATGTCTACGAGCTCAACTTCGGTCACCGTCCGTGCCAG GGAAACATTCAAACACTCACTGCTAGGGATCTAGACAAGTATAAGGCACATGCATGGCTTCTTTCTCCTCCATGTCAACCATACACACGGCAAG GACTTCAGAAGCATTCATCTGATGCTCGAGCATTATCATTCATAAAGATTCTTAAcctgatgaaaaatatgagcTTTCCTCCACAAATGCTATTTGTGGAAAATGTAGTCGGATTTGAG GTGTCTGATACACATGACCAGTTACTAGAGGTTCTTTCCGATCTCAATTTCAATACACAAGAATTCATCCTAAGCCCATTACAGTTTGGTATCCCATATTCTAGACCTCGTTATTTTTGTCTG GCGAAACAAGAACCTATGAGTTTTCAAAATCCATCAGACAACAGCAAGCTGCTTCGGACACCCACATTCTTGACATTGGTAAGGGATGGTCACAATAGGTATAACCAGAATGAAGATGAGATGGAACTAGTGTGCAAACCAATAAATGACTTTCTTGAAACAAGAAACCTGAATATCGACGGGAAGGATTTTTCAGGCACCATTTCTAACT TTAATGGGTCTGATGGATGCACTCCAAGCGAAACTGTTTTTCAAGATTATGTAGTCCCACTAAACTTGATTGAGCGGTGGGGGAGTGCTATGG ATATTGTATACCCTGAATCAAGGCGATGCTGTTGTTTTACCAAAAGTTATTATCGCTATGTGAAAGGGACAGGTTCTTTATTAGCTACGTCCAAT AACCTCAAACAAGTTTCCAAAGAGAACCTTGAAATTTCTTTGCTGAAAGAGATGGGCTTACGATTTTTCACCCCTCGCGAG GTTGCTAATTTGCATTCTTTTCCATCAAGTTTCCACTTTCCGGATCAGATAAGCCTTAGGCAACA GTATGCTATGCTCGGTAATAGCCTGAGTGTAGCAGTTGTGGGGCCTTTGCTGCGTTATCTGTTTGGCGAAACATAG